Proteins from a single region of Roseateles sp. XES5:
- a CDS encoding extracellular solute-binding protein, whose amino-acid sequence MAGMEMNRRELIRLGLLAGAGLVAGPTLLRATRAHAASEVVAAVFPGAWEDMFQSIVAPALADASGNELVLSPALASDQLGKMMASPSSPPYDALLMSPGQSAIAIENNLIEKVDPSQIPNWGNLSEPSFQNEWGPAITVQLDGLAYNPQKVRKPKGYGDLFSPDFYGKVAFTGFKSNSAVMAWIQTAKAFGGSEQNLDPLWPKLKEYLPHVGAIANDMNHQQSLFQQGEIDVMIASTSNVARLKGLGVPIEFVVPEEGAPATPVNIHLAKGARDPKAVYAYIDAVLSAKVQEALQGAPLENFPTNKTVALTPGVAAYMTREQLSTFVYLDWNNINAKRGEWTSKFDEVVRQ is encoded by the coding sequence ATGGCTGGCATGGAAATGAACCGTCGCGAACTCATTCGACTTGGTCTTCTGGCCGGCGCCGGCTTAGTCGCCGGCCCGACATTGCTGCGCGCCACGCGCGCCCATGCGGCAAGCGAGGTTGTCGCCGCCGTTTTCCCGGGAGCCTGGGAAGACATGTTTCAATCGATCGTCGCGCCGGCCCTCGCGGACGCCTCCGGGAACGAACTGGTGCTTTCGCCGGCGCTCGCTTCCGACCAGCTCGGCAAGATGATGGCCTCACCCAGCTCGCCTCCCTATGACGCGCTGCTGATGTCGCCGGGCCAGTCGGCCATCGCCATCGAGAACAACCTCATCGAGAAGGTCGATCCGAGCCAGATTCCCAATTGGGGCAACCTTTCCGAGCCGTCCTTCCAGAACGAGTGGGGACCGGCGATCACCGTGCAGCTCGACGGCCTCGCCTACAATCCGCAGAAGGTGCGCAAGCCCAAGGGCTACGGTGACCTGTTCAGTCCCGATTTCTACGGCAAGGTGGCATTCACCGGCTTCAAGAGCAACAGCGCCGTCATGGCCTGGATCCAGACCGCCAAGGCTTTCGGCGGCTCGGAGCAGAACCTCGATCCGCTCTGGCCGAAGCTGAAGGAATATCTGCCGCATGTGGGCGCCATCGCGAACGACATGAACCACCAGCAGTCGCTGTTCCAGCAGGGCGAGATCGACGTGATGATCGCCAGCACCAGCAACGTCGCGCGTCTCAAGGGCCTCGGCGTGCCGATCGAGTTCGTCGTGCCGGAGGAGGGGGCGCCGGCAACGCCGGTGAACATTCATCTTGCCAAGGGCGCGAGGGATCCGAAGGCCGTCTACGCCTATATCGACGCCGTTCTCTCGGCGAAGGTACAGGAGGCGTTGCAGGGCGCGCCGCTCGAGAACTTCCCGACCAACAAGACGGTGGCTCTCACGCCTGGTGTCGCCGCTTACATGACCCGCGAGCAACTCTCCACCTTCGTCTACCTCGACTGGAACAACATCAACGCCAAGCGCGGGGAATGGACCTCCAAGTTCGATGAGGTCGTGCGCCAGTAG
- a CDS encoding ABC transporter ATP-binding protein, with protein sequence MSHSYGALRVLHDIDFTVEPGETVALLGPSGCGKTTILRLIAGFVRQTEGRILMGDKAIDDIPPNRRQIGLVFQNYALFPHMTVRENIGYGLVAQGRKRQEVRPRVDEILELIQLAKFADRLPRDLSGGQQQRVATGRALATQPRLMLLDEPFGALDKNLRLDMQIEFQRIQREFGITSIIVTHDQEEAFSLANRVIVLNGGRVEQIAAPAALYDRPATLFVNGFVGSTNRLDAEIVSVEANAFAVRLLGLQTVTVNARTTAHAGDRVTVTVRPEHLSISAGTVPGALPGIVDAVLPVGPVFIYEIALKDGTPVKVSQTRATGSRPLERGTDVSVIVPADQCQVFADGKRAIEP encoded by the coding sequence ATGAGCCATTCCTATGGCGCCCTGCGTGTTCTGCATGACATCGATTTCACGGTGGAGCCCGGGGAGACCGTTGCGCTGCTCGGTCCGAGCGGTTGCGGCAAGACGACGATCCTCCGGCTCATCGCCGGGTTTGTTCGCCAGACCGAAGGGCGCATCCTGATGGGCGACAAGGCGATCGACGACATCCCGCCGAACCGCCGGCAGATCGGCCTCGTCTTCCAGAACTACGCGCTGTTCCCGCACATGACGGTGCGCGAGAATATCGGCTACGGCCTGGTGGCGCAGGGCAGGAAACGCCAGGAGGTCCGGCCGCGCGTCGACGAGATCCTGGAACTGATCCAGCTTGCGAAGTTTGCAGACCGCCTGCCGCGCGATCTGTCGGGCGGCCAGCAGCAGCGTGTGGCGACCGGCCGTGCGCTCGCCACCCAGCCGCGGCTGATGTTGCTCGACGAGCCCTTCGGCGCTCTCGACAAGAACCTGCGGCTCGACATGCAGATCGAGTTCCAGCGCATCCAGCGGGAATTCGGCATCACATCGATCATCGTCACCCACGACCAGGAAGAGGCCTTCAGCCTCGCCAACCGCGTGATCGTGCTGAACGGTGGCCGGGTGGAGCAGATCGCAGCGCCCGCCGCGCTCTACGATCGACCGGCGACCCTCTTCGTCAACGGTTTCGTCGGCAGCACGAACCGACTCGACGCCGAGATCGTCTCGGTCGAGGCGAACGCCTTCGCTGTGCGCCTGCTCGGCTTGCAGACGGTGACGGTCAACGCTCGCACGACGGCCCATGCGGGCGACCGTGTGACCGTCACTGTTCGCCCCGAGCACCTTTCCATCAGCGCCGGAACCGTGCCGGGAGCGTTACCCGGCATCGTCGACGCCGTTCTGCCGGTCGGCCCGGTCTTCATCTATGAAATCGCCTTGAAGGACGGTACGCCCGTCAAGGTCAGCCAGACGCGAGCCACGGGCAGTCGCCCGCTGGAGCGTGGCACGGACGTTTCCGTCATCGTCCCTGCCGACCAATGCCAGGTCTTCGCAGACGGGAAGCGGGCAATCGAGCCCTGA
- a CDS encoding GntR family transcriptional regulator has protein sequence MSNQQKKKEATPGAEGLQPAGQRVFDAILRAIYEQRIRPGTKLGEEALATYFSVGRSHIRRAFLALSHQKVIELIPNRGAFVTRPTEADARDIFSARRSLEDLVVQRVAAKLEPGALETLRAHIRAEEEARSNGQRREAVRMAGEFHLALARLSGSKVFYGILNSILSQSSLIISLYGGGLTFSRSVEEHEAIVDAIERGDAVAASATMKQHLEHLESTLRLDDYDVDEPNLDYIFG, from the coding sequence GTGAGCAATCAGCAGAAGAAAAAAGAAGCGACACCGGGCGCCGAAGGCTTGCAGCCGGCCGGCCAGCGCGTGTTCGACGCCATCCTGAGGGCCATCTACGAGCAGCGGATCCGGCCGGGCACCAAGCTTGGCGAAGAAGCCCTGGCAACCTATTTCTCCGTGGGTCGCAGCCATATACGCCGGGCCTTCCTGGCGCTGTCGCATCAGAAGGTGATCGAGCTGATCCCCAACCGCGGCGCCTTCGTCACACGACCGACGGAGGCTGACGCGCGCGACATTTTCAGTGCTCGACGGTCGCTGGAAGACCTTGTCGTCCAGCGGGTTGCCGCCAAATTGGAGCCGGGCGCGCTGGAGACGCTCCGCGCGCATATCCGGGCCGAAGAGGAGGCGCGGAGCAACGGACAGCGCCGGGAAGCCGTTCGCATGGCGGGCGAATTCCACCTCGCGCTCGCCCGCCTTTCCGGCAGCAAGGTCTTTTACGGAATCCTTAACTCCATCCTGTCCCAAAGCTCGCTGATCATCAGCCTTTATGGCGGCGGCCTGACGTTCAGCCGCTCCGTCGAGGAACATGAAGCGATCGTCGATGCGATCGAGCGGGGTGACGCCGTCGCCGCGAGCGCCACGATGAAGCAGCACCTGGAGCATCTCGAGAGCACGCTGCGCCTCGACGACTACGACGTCGACGAGCCCAATCTGGACTACATCTTCGGGTAA
- a CDS encoding ABC transporter substrate-binding protein gives MNRIATVRRIGLVGLAAALLAAASGTSALSEVATMAPDEGVANLPGVTFTQKLADGLPPALKEKGILRVATDLTPPISFHADDGKLVGIDIDLAAALGIILGLKVEMTDVGAGAAIVPAILSKRFDMSISGINDDPELEKQVDVIDYMYDATTIMTIKDNPLGIKSMDDLCGKRVAVPVGTFQARLVEAASAKCGTPMDIMSIPKMPDVLQAVRTGRADATVNGYATSVYTTQNQTGNGKGLQALPDVRLAIGYLGMLTARDNPGLRDAIVAGLQQMVDSGAYDAIMTRWGLGPLAVKTVKVNDAASMPVE, from the coding sequence ATGAATCGCATTGCTACAGTGAGACGAATAGGGCTGGTCGGCCTTGCGGCCGCACTATTGGCCGCCGCCAGCGGCACATCGGCCTTGAGCGAAGTGGCGACGATGGCGCCCGACGAGGGTGTCGCGAACCTGCCCGGCGTCACCTTCACACAGAAACTCGCCGACGGACTGCCACCCGCCCTGAAAGAAAAGGGCATCCTGAGGGTGGCGACCGATCTCACACCGCCGATCAGCTTCCACGCCGATGACGGCAAGCTGGTCGGCATCGATATCGACCTTGCCGCCGCGCTCGGCATCATACTCGGCCTCAAGGTCGAAATGACCGACGTGGGCGCCGGCGCGGCCATCGTACCTGCGATCCTGTCGAAGCGTTTCGACATGTCGATTTCCGGCATCAACGACGACCCGGAACTGGAAAAGCAGGTCGACGTCATCGACTACATGTACGACGCAACCACGATCATGACGATCAAGGACAATCCGCTCGGCATCAAGTCCATGGACGACCTGTGCGGCAAACGGGTCGCCGTACCGGTCGGCACATTCCAGGCTCGACTGGTCGAGGCCGCCTCGGCGAAGTGCGGGACACCGATGGACATCATGTCGATCCCGAAAATGCCTGACGTGCTCCAGGCGGTCCGCACCGGACGGGCCGACGCCACGGTCAACGGCTATGCCACCTCCGTCTATACGACGCAGAACCAGACCGGAAACGGCAAGGGTCTCCAGGCGCTCCCCGATGTCCGGCTTGCGATCGGCTATCTCGGCATGCTGACGGCCCGGGACAATCCTGGACTGCGGGACGCCATCGTCGCCGGCCTGCAGCAGATGGTGGACAGCGGCGCCTATGATGCGATCATGACCCGCTGGGGTCTCGGACCGCTCGCGGTCAAGACCGTCAAGGTCAACGATGCCGCCAGCATGCCCGTGGAGTGA
- a CDS encoding amino acid ABC transporter permease translates to MSLPSAPSTALPLAPPPFILQIRWGQVTVAAAAIFVLASFGALVAQSQSIQWAEIPRYMIHPSILSGVVLTLELTAAAMLFGIAAGCVIAIMATSRNIVLKAIAAGFVWWFRGVPLIVQIFFWFNIALFVPQVGVGSYTISINDLVTPTLAGFLALGLHEAANMAEIIRSGLQAVDRGQREAAHALGLRPLQTLWTIVLPQAVRLIIPPTGNQAIGMLKASAIVSVIGMQDLLTQAQHIYARNFLVIELLFVASLWYLAITTLASIGQHFLEQHLTLKGRSSSP, encoded by the coding sequence ATGTCCCTGCCCTCGGCCCCTTCGACCGCTCTGCCGCTTGCGCCGCCGCCTTTCATCCTGCAGATCCGCTGGGGACAGGTCACGGTCGCCGCCGCCGCCATCTTCGTGCTGGCCTCGTTCGGCGCCCTTGTCGCGCAAAGCCAAAGCATTCAATGGGCCGAGATCCCCCGCTACATGATCCACCCCTCCATTCTCTCGGGCGTGGTCCTGACGCTCGAACTCACAGCGGCCGCCATGCTGTTCGGGATCGCGGCGGGATGCGTCATCGCCATCATGGCGACCAGCCGGAATATCGTGCTGAAAGCCATTGCGGCGGGCTTTGTCTGGTGGTTCCGCGGCGTTCCGCTGATCGTGCAGATCTTCTTCTGGTTCAACATCGCCCTCTTCGTGCCGCAGGTCGGCGTGGGAAGCTATACGATCTCGATCAACGATCTCGTGACGCCGACGCTCGCCGGCTTCCTGGCGCTCGGCCTGCACGAAGCCGCCAACATGGCGGAAATCATCCGCAGCGGCCTGCAAGCCGTCGACCGAGGTCAACGCGAGGCCGCCCACGCATTGGGGCTGCGCCCGCTCCAGACCCTGTGGACCATCGTCCTGCCCCAGGCCGTCCGCCTGATCATTCCGCCGACGGGGAACCAGGCCATCGGCATGCTGAAAGCCAGCGCCATCGTTTCGGTGATCGGCATGCAGGATCTCCTGACCCAGGCACAACATATCTACGCCCGCAACTTCCTCGTCATTGAACTGCTGTTCGTGGCCTCGCTCTGGTATCTCGCAATCACCACCTTGGCCTCCATCGGCCAGCACTTCCTCGAACAGCACCTCACGCTGAAGGGGCGCTCGTCGTCGCCGTAA
- a CDS encoding sugar phosphate isomerase/epimerase family protein, producing MKLGIDGQKLPEVKKRGPLASLDHVKELGLGGIFFSTILDMSPSLDSGALRDIRAKADELGLYLESGLGKINPYCSAEAPEFRAVGDGDILLGFTRMIEASAAIGCREMWISPGNFKPVYRGRLANDRFRTDVTWEEQLLAIEKILLKLAPVARANGVHMNMETHDEITSFEILRLIDKVGDDCVGVVLDTANMLQRGEHPVFAARRVAAHVRQTHIKDAYVGHAPGGLDFQTRPVGQGIVDFEAILPILAQANPDLNLSLEVAQSTADNRRRPNPRQCIEIDDPVWRAAHPDLTAEELDAYLAMVDAFGKRVTAGEIPDWEAYEASQYGYPTYEQQSYGYAEAVVFIKNSARYIETLCAGKGIALPSRNAQKAA from the coding sequence ATGAAACTTGGTATCGACGGACAAAAACTGCCTGAGGTGAAGAAACGCGGCCCGCTGGCGAGCCTCGACCATGTCAAGGAGCTCGGTCTCGGCGGCATTTTCTTCAGCACCATTCTCGATATGAGCCCGAGCCTTGACTCAGGCGCACTCCGGGACATCCGCGCGAAGGCCGACGAACTCGGCCTTTACCTCGAAAGCGGCCTTGGCAAGATCAATCCCTATTGCAGCGCAGAAGCACCGGAATTCAGGGCGGTCGGCGACGGCGACATCCTGTTGGGCTTCACCCGCATGATCGAGGCGAGCGCCGCCATCGGCTGCCGTGAAATGTGGATATCTCCCGGCAATTTCAAACCCGTCTATCGCGGCCGGCTGGCAAACGATCGTTTTCGCACCGACGTGACCTGGGAGGAGCAGCTGCTCGCCATCGAGAAGATCCTCCTGAAGCTTGCGCCCGTTGCCCGCGCGAATGGCGTGCACATGAACATGGAGACCCATGACGAGATCACCTCCTTCGAAATCCTCCGGTTGATCGACAAGGTGGGGGACGATTGCGTTGGCGTGGTACTGGACACTGCCAATATGCTCCAGCGCGGCGAGCACCCGGTCTTTGCCGCCAGGCGCGTGGCGGCCCATGTGCGCCAGACCCATATCAAGGACGCCTATGTCGGACACGCGCCCGGCGGCCTCGATTTCCAGACCCGGCCCGTCGGTCAGGGCATCGTCGATTTCGAGGCGATCCTTCCGATCCTTGCGCAGGCGAACCCTGACCTCAACCTCTCGCTGGAGGTCGCCCAATCAACCGCCGACAACCGTCGGCGGCCCAACCCGCGTCAATGCATCGAGATCGACGATCCGGTCTGGCGAGCGGCCCATCCGGACCTGACGGCCGAGGAGCTGGATGCCTATCTCGCTATGGTGGATGCCTTCGGCAAACGCGTGACCGCCGGCGAAATTCCGGACTGGGAAGCCTATGAGGCGAGCCAATACGGCTATCCCACCTACGAACAGCAGTCCTACGGCTATGCGGAAGCTGTCGTATTCATCAAAAACTCGGCGCGCTACATCGAAACCCTGTGCGCCGGGAAAGGCATTGCGCTCCCCTCCAGGAATGCCCAAAAGGCAGCCTGA
- a CDS encoding GntR family transcriptional regulator, translated as MKKTRRQSATATPKANAAPETVDSTDDVTERIRTTLAAAIGEGALKPGTKILEEAIAEHFGVSRTVVRGALGILESDHLLDRRRNRGTFVAEPSVEQARSLFEARRKIEHSILELVLERVTDRELDMLEKLTHEEEHIHSHSDDRSKTVLSGRFHLELARAAGNPVLTEVLAKIVARLSLVMSLYGETREDDCGADHHRMIVAALKDKDLSRAQQLMDHHLADIERRVRLTEGQAERHTFLAVLENFS; from the coding sequence GTGAAGAAGACGCGCCGTCAAAGCGCCACTGCAACACCGAAGGCGAACGCCGCTCCGGAAACGGTGGACAGCACCGACGATGTCACCGAGCGCATTCGCACGACGCTTGCGGCGGCCATCGGCGAAGGGGCCCTCAAGCCGGGGACCAAGATTCTCGAAGAAGCGATCGCCGAGCATTTCGGGGTCAGCCGAACGGTCGTTCGCGGTGCACTGGGCATCCTTGAGAGCGATCATCTTCTCGACCGCCGGCGAAACCGTGGGACCTTCGTCGCCGAGCCGAGCGTCGAACAGGCGCGCAGCCTTTTCGAGGCACGCCGGAAAATCGAGCACAGCATCCTCGAACTCGTTCTGGAACGGGTGACGGACCGGGAGCTCGATATGCTGGAGAAACTCACCCACGAGGAAGAGCACATACACAGCCATAGCGACGACCGGTCAAAGACGGTGCTTTCCGGCCGCTTCCATCTGGAATTGGCCCGGGCGGCAGGCAACCCGGTCTTGACGGAAGTTTTGGCGAAGATCGTCGCGCGCCTGTCCCTCGTGATGTCCTTGTATGGCGAAACGCGGGAGGACGATTGTGGCGCGGATCATCACCGCATGATCGTGGCCGCGCTGAAGGACAAGGATCTATCCAGGGCACAACAGCTCATGGACCACCACCTCGCCGATATTGAGAGGCGTGTCCGCCTCACGGAGGGACAAGCGGAGCGGCACACTTTCCTGGCCGTTCTCGAGAATTTTTCCTGA
- the recX gene encoding recombination regulator RecX — protein MSLEDDPRADVPTPRMFSWARNSTIYRIERRMHTEKQLFDAVARKAREKFEDISDAQVKALADAAVKFAYDNKALDDTAFAEMSSRSGMRSGRSKRAVVRRLSQKGIDRETAAAAVAEMDDLYAAVVLARKRAFGPFRKVELDDRRKAKELSAFTRGGFSFETGKRVLAMTLEDAEVALDAGRHL, from the coding sequence TTGAGCCTCGAAGACGATCCGCGCGCCGATGTGCCCACCCCGCGCATGTTCTCCTGGGCGCGCAATTCGACGATCTACCGCATCGAACGACGCATGCACACGGAAAAGCAGCTCTTCGATGCCGTCGCCCGCAAGGCGCGGGAGAAATTCGAGGATATCTCCGACGCGCAGGTCAAGGCGCTGGCCGATGCCGCGGTGAAATTCGCCTATGACAACAAGGCCCTCGACGATACGGCCTTTGCTGAAATGAGCAGCCGCTCGGGCATGCGCAGCGGCCGGTCGAAGCGCGCGGTCGTCCGGAGGCTGTCGCAGAAGGGCATTGACCGCGAAACGGCCGCCGCCGCCGTGGCCGAAATGGACGACCTCTATGCCGCCGTCGTGCTCGCCCGCAAACGCGCCTTCGGCCCGTTCCGCAAGGTCGAGCTGGACGACAGGCGCAAGGCCAAGGAACTCTCCGCCTTCACCCGCGGCGGCTTCAGCTTCGAGACCGGCAAAAGGGTTCTTGCCATGACGCTGGAAGACGCCGAGGTAGCGCTGGACGCCGGCCGTCATCTCTGA
- a CDS encoding DUF3237 domain-containing protein, translating to MAETDQPGLDLVMRIEAEIAPALVVGEVGGGVREIIPITGGRFTGPGIAGVVLLGGADWCLTRPDGVSEIWARYTLRTDDGVLISLINAGTVRADENGDFRGRTVPTFEVADGPYAWLRDAAFVGTLLTDGAGTLARATFYRVT from the coding sequence ATGGCGGAGACGGATCAGCCGGGGCTGGACCTTGTCATGCGCATCGAGGCGGAGATCGCGCCGGCCCTTGTCGTCGGCGAAGTCGGCGGCGGCGTGCGCGAAATCATTCCGATCACCGGTGGGCGCTTCACCGGACCCGGGATTGCCGGCGTGGTCCTGCTCGGCGGCGCCGACTGGTGCCTGACCCGGCCGGACGGCGTCAGCGAAATCTGGGCGCGCTACACGCTGCGTACCGATGACGGCGTGCTGATCTCGCTGATCAATGCGGGCACGGTACGCGCCGACGAGAATGGCGATTTCCGGGGGCGTACGGTGCCGACGTTCGAAGTGGCGGACGGTCCCTATGCGTGGCTGCGCGATGCGGCCTTCGTCGGCACGCTGCTGACCGACGGGGCGGGAACATTGGCGAGGGCGACCTTCTACCGCGTGACCTGA
- the ggt gene encoding gamma-glutamyltransferase has translation MRNFERPTRSVAVARHAMAATSHPSATLAALQIIEAGGNAMDAAIAASAVQCVVEPGSTGIGGDCFVLFAPGGSDKVVAYNGSGRTPAALTLDWFTERGLAEVPRQSPSAVTIPGAIDAWTRLHADHGRMPFAKVLAPAIRFAEEGYAISPRVHRDWLLEEELLGSVPTAARIFLPRGRAPKIGEVHHQPELAATLRRIAAEGRDGFYTGAVAEDMVSYLRSLGGLHTLEDFAEARGDYVTPVTTDFRGYAIHECPPNGQGIIALLILNILSRFEAKGDPQSPDRLHLEIEATRLAYAARDAWIADPDKAHVPVGDLLSDGLADRLAGMIDLRRALTDLPAFDMPLHRDTVYISVVDRDRNAVSFINSVFDSFGTGLVAPRSGVVLHNRGQSFSLKPGHPNVVAPGKRPLHTIIPGMVTRGGRVEMPFGVMGGYYQAMGHAHLISKVFDYGMDLQEAIDLPRLIPKSDGTLVEAEQTLPAATASELERRGFSLVAAEGPIGGAQAIRIDWENGTLTGGSESRKDGIALGL, from the coding sequence ATGCGCAATTTCGAAAGGCCGACCCGCTCGGTCGCCGTCGCCCGCCACGCCATGGCGGCGACGTCGCACCCGTCCGCGACGCTCGCCGCCTTGCAGATCATCGAGGCCGGCGGCAATGCCATGGATGCGGCGATTGCCGCCTCGGCCGTGCAATGCGTCGTCGAGCCCGGCTCGACGGGCATTGGCGGCGATTGCTTCGTGCTGTTCGCGCCCGGCGGGTCCGACAAGGTCGTCGCCTATAACGGGTCCGGGCGCACGCCCGCGGCGCTGACGCTCGACTGGTTCACCGAGCGGGGCCTTGCCGAAGTCCCGCGGCAATCGCCATCGGCCGTGACCATTCCCGGCGCCATCGATGCCTGGACGCGGCTGCATGCCGATCATGGCCGCATGCCCTTTGCGAAGGTGCTGGCGCCGGCCATCCGCTTTGCCGAGGAGGGCTATGCGATCAGCCCGCGCGTTCATCGCGACTGGTTGCTGGAGGAGGAGCTGCTTGGTTCCGTGCCGACCGCTGCGCGCATCTTCCTGCCCAGGGGGCGTGCGCCGAAAATCGGTGAGGTGCACCATCAGCCGGAGCTTGCCGCGACGCTGAGGCGGATCGCGGCCGAAGGGCGCGACGGGTTCTATACGGGAGCGGTGGCGGAGGACATGGTGTCCTATCTCCGCTCGCTCGGCGGCCTGCACACGCTGGAGGATTTCGCCGAAGCGCGCGGCGACTACGTGACGCCCGTCACGACGGATTTCCGGGGCTACGCCATCCATGAATGCCCGCCGAACGGCCAGGGCATCATCGCGCTGCTGATCCTCAATATCCTGAGCCGCTTCGAGGCCAAGGGCGATCCGCAATCGCCGGATAGACTGCATCTGGAAATCGAGGCGACACGCCTTGCCTATGCCGCCCGCGATGCCTGGATCGCCGACCCGGACAAGGCGCATGTGCCGGTCGGGGACCTGTTGTCGGACGGTCTTGCCGACCGGCTGGCCGGCATGATCGACCTTCGCCGCGCCCTGACGGACCTGCCGGCCTTCGACATGCCGCTGCACCGCGACACGGTCTATATTTCCGTCGTCGACCGTGACCGCAATGCCGTCAGCTTCATCAACTCGGTCTTCGACAGTTTCGGCACCGGCCTCGTCGCGCCGCGCTCCGGCGTCGTGCTGCACAATCGCGGCCAGAGTTTCTCCCTGAAACCGGGCCATCCCAATGTCGTCGCGCCGGGCAAGAGGCCGCTCCACACCATCATTCCCGGCATGGTCACGCGCGGCGGCCGCGTGGAAATGCCCTTCGGGGTCATGGGCGGCTACTATCAGGCCATGGGCCATGCCCATCTCATTTCCAAGGTCTTCGACTACGGCATGGATCTGCAGGAGGCGATCGACCTGCCGCGCCTCATTCCGAAATCGGATGGCACGCTTGTCGAAGCCGAGCAGACGCTGCCGGCCGCGACGGCAAGCGAACTCGAACGGCGCGGTTTCTCGCTCGTTGCCGCCGAAGGGCCGATCGGCGGGGCGCAGGCGATCCGCATCGACTGGGAAAACGGCACGCTGACCGGCGGTTCGGAATCGCGCAAGGACGGCATAGCGCTCGGGCTTTGA
- a CDS encoding LysR family transcriptional regulator, with protein MLDLAQLRSFVMVAQTKSFTLSAERLNLGQSTVSQHLQRLERSLGRRLIDRDTHAVRLTSDGEALLPNARQLLALERQTVARFDADAPRGPFRLGISEDLVSGQLPGLLEDFIADHPSVDLQLSVALSKTLADMQDRGELDLVMAKRRIGEQRGDAILREPLVWLASDPEAILAKPVLPLIVFPPPSLTRILLMEALERAGTPWRIVCSCQSLSGLTAAARAGMGALVQPRSLAPSGLHEIAPPLLPALEDVEFVLVTASSADHATVSAFSRKVRERFGKGFAVNAVP; from the coding sequence ATGCTTGACCTCGCCCAGCTCCGCAGCTTCGTCATGGTGGCCCAGACCAAAAGCTTCACGCTTTCGGCGGAGCGGTTGAATCTCGGCCAGTCCACGGTCAGCCAGCACCTCCAGCGCCTCGAGCGCAGTCTCGGCCGGCGGTTGATCGACCGCGATACGCATGCCGTGCGCCTGACGAGCGACGGCGAGGCGCTGCTGCCGAACGCCCGCCAGCTTCTCGCACTGGAGCGGCAGACCGTGGCGCGCTTCGATGCCGATGCGCCGCGCGGCCCCTTCCGCCTCGGCATTTCCGAGGACCTCGTAAGCGGGCAGCTGCCGGGCCTGCTGGAAGACTTCATTGCCGACCACCCCTCCGTCGATCTCCAGCTTTCCGTCGCGCTCTCCAAGACGCTGGCCGACATGCAGGATCGCGGCGAGCTCGATCTGGTCATGGCCAAACGCCGGATCGGCGAGCAGCGCGGCGATGCCATCCTGCGCGAACCGCTGGTGTGGCTGGCGAGCGACCCCGAGGCGATCCTGGCCAAGCCCGTCCTGCCGCTGATCGTCTTTCCGCCGCCGAGCCTCACGCGGATACTGCTGATGGAAGCATTGGAACGTGCGGGCACGCCCTGGCGCATCGTCTGCTCCTGCCAGAGCCTGAGCGGGCTGACGGCGGCGGCACGCGCGGGCATGGGCGCGCTGGTGCAGCCGCGCAGCCTCGCGCCTTCTGGCCTTCACGAGATCGCCCCGCCCTTGCTTCCGGCGCTGGAGGACGTGGAATTCGTGCTCGTTACGGCAAGCTCCGCCGACCACGCCACCGTTTCCGCTTTTTCCCGCAAGGTCCGCGAGCGCTTCGGCAAGGGCTTTGCCGTGAACGCGGTGCCCTGA